One Antiquaquibacter oligotrophicus genomic region harbors:
- the ctaD gene encoding aa3-type cytochrome oxidase subunit I, whose translation MSAATLEAPGVSTSAQRKGNVVVNWITSTDHKTIGYLYLITSFFYFLLGGVMALVIRAQLFAPGISVIPTGEQYNQLFTMHGTIMLLMFATPLFAGFANVLMPLQIGAPDVAFPRLNAFAYWLFNFGSLMAVAGFLTPQGAASFGWFAYAPLSSTTFSPGFGGNLWVFGLALSGFGTILGAVNFITTIITMRAPGMTMWRMPIFTWNTLVTSLLVLMAFPVLAAALFGLGADRVFDAHIYDPANGGVILWQHLFWFFGHPEVYIIALPFFGIISEVLPVFSRKPIFGYKTLVYATIAIAALSVTVWAHHMYVTGSVLLPFFALLTMLIAVPTGVKIFNWVGTMWRGSVTFEAPMLWAIGFLITFTFGGLTGVILASPPLDFHVSDTYFVVAHFHYVVFGTVVFAMFSGFYFWWPKWTGKMLNDRLGKIHFWLLFIGFHTTFLIQHWIGVVGLPRRYRTYLEEDGVTWMNQVSTIGAAILAISMLPFFYNVYITARKAPKVTVNDPWGYSRSLEWATSCPPPRHNFTSIPRIRSESPAFDINHPEAEIPVGIGPLKDAPDAPVYDVSDEKVK comes from the coding sequence ATGAGCGCAGCAACTTTGGAAGCTCCCGGCGTCTCGACGTCCGCTCAGCGCAAGGGCAATGTCGTGGTGAATTGGATCACCTCGACGGACCACAAGACCATCGGGTACCTATACCTCATCACGTCGTTCTTCTACTTCCTGCTCGGCGGTGTGATGGCGCTCGTGATCCGCGCTCAGCTCTTCGCTCCTGGCATCTCGGTCATCCCCACGGGTGAGCAGTACAACCAGCTGTTCACCATGCACGGCACGATCATGCTGCTCATGTTCGCGACGCCGCTTTTTGCTGGCTTTGCGAACGTGCTCATGCCGCTGCAGATCGGTGCGCCGGATGTGGCGTTCCCGCGACTGAACGCCTTCGCGTACTGGCTGTTCAACTTCGGTAGCCTCATGGCCGTCGCGGGCTTCCTCACGCCCCAGGGCGCGGCCTCGTTCGGATGGTTCGCCTACGCGCCGCTCTCGAGCACAACCTTCTCCCCGGGCTTCGGCGGAAACCTGTGGGTGTTCGGTCTTGCACTGAGCGGTTTCGGAACGATCCTGGGTGCCGTCAACTTCATCACGACGATCATCACGATGCGTGCGCCCGGTATGACGATGTGGCGTATGCCGATCTTCACCTGGAACACCCTCGTCACCTCGCTCCTCGTGCTCATGGCGTTCCCGGTTCTCGCCGCAGCGCTCTTCGGGCTCGGTGCCGATCGTGTGTTCGACGCGCATATCTACGATCCGGCGAATGGGGGTGTGATCCTCTGGCAACACCTCTTCTGGTTCTTCGGACACCCCGAGGTCTACATCATCGCCTTGCCGTTCTTCGGAATCATTTCCGAAGTCCTCCCGGTGTTCTCCCGCAAACCGATCTTCGGCTACAAGACTCTCGTCTACGCGACGATCGCGATTGCGGCTCTGTCTGTCACGGTGTGGGCTCACCACATGTACGTCACGGGCTCCGTGCTCCTGCCCTTCTTCGCCCTTCTGACAATGCTCATCGCCGTACCGACGGGTGTGAAGATCTTCAACTGGGTCGGCACGATGTGGCGGGGTTCCGTGACCTTCGAGGCGCCGATGCTGTGGGCGATCGGCTTCCTGATCACCTTCACGTTCGGTGGTCTGACCGGCGTCATCCTTGCATCGCCGCCGTTGGACTTCCACGTCTCTGACACGTACTTCGTTGTGGCGCACTTCCACTACGTCGTCTTCGGCACCGTTGTGTTCGCGATGTTCAGTGGGTTCTACTTCTGGTGGCCCAAGTGGACCGGCAAGATGCTCAACGACCGCTTGGGCAAGATCCACTTCTGGCTGCTGTTCATCGGTTTCCACACGACGTTCTTGATCCAGCACTGGATCGGAGTTGTGGGTCTGCCGCGTCGTTACCGCACTTACCTTGAAGAGGACGGTGTGACCTGGATGAACCAGGTTTCGACCATCGGCGCCGCAATCCTCGCGATCTCGATGCTGCCCTTCTTCTACAACGTGTACATCACGGCCCGTAAGGCACCCAAGGTCACCGTCAACGACCCGTGGGGCTACTCGCGTTCGCTCGAGTGGGCCACGAGCTGCCCGCCCCCGCGTCACAACTTCACGTCGATCCCGCGCATTCGTTCCGAGTCTCCCGCGTTCGACATCAACCACCCGGAGGCAGAGATTCCCGTGGGAATTGGTCCACTCAAGGATGCCCCGGATGCGCCCGTGTACGACGTCAGCGATGAGAAGGTGAAGTAG
- the qcrB gene encoding cytochrome bc1 complex cytochrome b subunit — MRFTGWAANYVDERTSLSGLVRELGRKIFPDHWSFMLGEVALYSFIVILLSGTFLTFFFEASMVPVIYDGSWVPLKGIEMSAAMASTLDISFDIRGGLLMRQVHHWAALLFVASIGLHMLRVFFTGAFRKPREINWLIGFVLFILAMAEGFTGYSLPDDLLSGNGLRIIDGMVKGIPIVGTWISYLLFGGEFPGFDIVSRLYVLHILLLPAILVAALGVHMVLLVVNKHTQFAAPGATNDNVVGVPIMPVFAAKAGGFFFIVFGVIVAIASFFQINPVWVYGPYDPSPVSAGTQPDWYIGFADGMLRLIPPHLETVIFGFTFSWYIIIPLVVIGLFLVVVALYPFIEAWITGDKREHHIADRPRNAPTRTAIGAAGVTFYAVMWAAASSDLMATHFKLTMEGVIHTLQVLLIIGPIIAYFVTKRVCLALQKKDREIALHGYESGRIVRLPGGEYIEVHQQLDEYQRWKLVSYEDYKPLMIRPDSRGRITARQRVRSVLSRWFFEDRIEPVNQKELDAGHHDGH, encoded by the coding sequence ATGCGGTTCACCGGTTGGGCTGCCAACTACGTCGACGAGCGCACGAGCCTTTCCGGCCTCGTCCGTGAGCTCGGCCGCAAGATCTTCCCCGACCACTGGTCGTTCATGCTCGGTGAGGTGGCGCTGTACAGCTTCATCGTCATCCTGCTCTCCGGCACTTTCCTGACGTTCTTCTTCGAGGCGTCGATGGTCCCCGTCATTTACGACGGCTCGTGGGTGCCTCTCAAGGGAATCGAGATGTCGGCGGCGATGGCGTCGACTCTCGACATCTCCTTCGACATCCGCGGCGGCCTCCTGATGCGCCAGGTGCACCACTGGGCGGCGCTGCTGTTCGTTGCATCCATCGGTCTGCACATGCTCCGCGTGTTCTTCACGGGAGCATTCCGTAAGCCGCGTGAAATCAACTGGCTCATCGGTTTTGTGCTCTTCATCCTCGCCATGGCCGAGGGATTCACCGGATACTCGCTGCCTGACGACCTGCTCTCGGGTAACGGTCTTCGCATCATCGACGGAATGGTCAAGGGCATCCCGATCGTCGGAACGTGGATCTCCTACCTCCTCTTCGGCGGAGAGTTCCCGGGCTTCGACATCGTCAGCCGCCTGTACGTTCTGCACATCCTGTTGCTGCCGGCGATCCTCGTCGCAGCGCTCGGCGTACACATGGTGCTGCTTGTTGTGAACAAGCACACGCAGTTCGCTGCCCCCGGTGCGACGAACGACAACGTCGTTGGTGTGCCGATCATGCCCGTGTTCGCCGCCAAAGCTGGTGGATTCTTCTTCATCGTCTTCGGTGTCATCGTCGCGATCGCATCGTTCTTCCAGATCAACCCGGTGTGGGTGTATGGACCATACGACCCCTCCCCCGTGTCGGCTGGAACGCAGCCTGACTGGTACATCGGTTTCGCCGACGGAATGTTGCGACTGATTCCTCCGCACCTGGAGACGGTGATCTTCGGCTTCACCTTCAGCTGGTACATCATCATTCCGCTCGTCGTGATCGGCCTGTTCCTCGTAGTTGTCGCCCTCTACCCCTTCATCGAGGCGTGGATCACGGGCGACAAGCGTGAGCACCACATCGCCGACCGTCCGCGCAACGCGCCGACCCGAACGGCGATCGGTGCGGCAGGTGTGACCTTCTACGCGGTCATGTGGGCAGCGGCGAGTTCGGACCTCATGGCAACGCACTTCAAACTCACGATGGAGGGTGTCATTCACACGCTCCAGGTGCTGCTCATCATCGGCCCGATCATCGCCTACTTCGTCACGAAGCGGGTATGTCTCGCTCTCCAGAAGAAGGATCGTGAGATCGCACTTCACGGGTACGAGTCCGGTCGCATCGTGCGCCTGCCGGGCGGCGAATATATCGAGGTGCACCAGCAGCTCGATGAGTACCAGCGCTGGAAGCTCGTGAGCTACGAGGACTACAAGCCCCTCATGATCCGCCCCGACTCACGCGGACGCATTACGGCCCGTCAGCGCGTTCGTAGTGTGCTGTCCCGCTGGTTCTTCGAGGACCGCATCGAGCCTGTCAACCAGAAGGAACTCGACGCCGGCCACCACGACGGCCACTAA
- the qcrA gene encoding cytochrome bc1 complex Rieske iron-sulfur subunit, producing the protein MAKDHGGDSSEAAGTSVEKHGAATAPRGTAVEVADRVQNPGFPPFRPRVTDVDPVKEKKQERRVAALFFVSIIGSVLAIVAYIIFPITEDGGLEAVRNNNLFLGIGITLALLGIGFGAVHWSKALMDGHDLTEQRHGTRGSDETRAKAVEVFTLGNKESGFTRRKLIRNSLIGALVVSPLPAVVLFRDLAPAEDPVPLLKHTMWDKGVRLTIDPFGTPIRASDVTLGSAFHVIPEGLNESSHKLEEKAKAAVLLMRLKPEDLNVSPGREDWNYDGIVAYSKICTHVGCPVALYEQQTHHLLCPCHQSQFDIKNEAEVIFGPAKRALPQLPITVDDEGYLVARSDFTEPVGPSFWEREL; encoded by the coding sequence ATGGCCAAGGACCACGGCGGAGACAGCAGCGAAGCTGCGGGCACGTCGGTCGAGAAGCACGGCGCAGCCACCGCGCCCCGGGGCACGGCGGTAGAAGTTGCCGACCGCGTTCAGAACCCCGGCTTCCCCCCGTTCCGGCCTCGCGTGACGGACGTCGACCCCGTCAAGGAGAAGAAGCAGGAGCGACGCGTCGCGGCGCTCTTCTTTGTGTCGATCATCGGCAGCGTCCTGGCCATCGTCGCCTACATCATCTTCCCGATCACGGAGGATGGCGGTCTCGAGGCGGTGCGCAACAACAACCTCTTCCTGGGTATCGGCATCACGCTCGCTCTCCTCGGCATCGGTTTCGGCGCCGTGCATTGGTCGAAGGCCCTCATGGACGGCCACGACCTGACCGAGCAGCGTCACGGAACGCGCGGATCCGATGAGACTCGCGCCAAGGCCGTCGAGGTCTTCACCCTTGGTAACAAGGAGTCCGGTTTCACACGCCGCAAGCTCATCCGCAACTCCCTCATCGGTGCGCTCGTCGTCAGCCCGCTGCCGGCCGTCGTGTTGTTCCGCGATCTGGCCCCCGCTGAGGACCCGGTGCCGCTGCTCAAGCACACCATGTGGGACAAGGGCGTTCGCCTCACCATCGACCCCTTCGGAACCCCGATTCGCGCGTCGGATGTCACGCTCGGATCCGCTTTCCACGTGATTCCCGAGGGCCTCAACGAATCCAGCCACAAGCTCGAGGAGAAGGCCAAGGCGGCCGTGCTCCTCATGCGCCTCAAGCCGGAAGACCTGAACGTCTCCCCCGGTCGCGAGGACTGGAACTACGACGGAATCGTGGCGTACTCCAAGATCTGCACGCACGTCGGCTGCCCCGTTGCCCTGTACGAGCAGCAGACGCACCACCTGCTGTGCCCCTGCCACCAGTCGCAGTTCGACATCAAGAACGAGGCCGAGGTCATCTTCGGACCGGCCAAGCGCGCACTGCCCCAGCTTCCGATCACCGTCGACGACGAGGGTTACCTCGTCGCGCGCAGCGACTTCACCGAGCCCGTGGGCCCGAGCTTCTGGGAGCGTGAACTGTGA
- the ctaF gene encoding aa3-type cytochrome oxidase subunit IV encodes MNTNVRLFWILAGFFFFAAALYTGWSILANHNDVEWWFKIEWVGSIGILLSGALAILIAFYLGLVTKSQGGTLPEDRLDANIDDGDAEQGHFSPWSWWPIVLAASAAVVVLGLAIGPWLSFIGAGVLLVALVGWVFEYYRGYFAR; translated from the coding sequence GTGAATACCAATGTTCGGCTGTTCTGGATCCTCGCCGGCTTCTTCTTTTTCGCTGCTGCGCTCTACACCGGCTGGTCGATTCTCGCCAACCACAACGATGTCGAGTGGTGGTTCAAGATCGAGTGGGTCGGATCCATCGGCATCCTTCTCTCCGGGGCGCTTGCGATTCTGATCGCGTTCTACCTGGGGCTCGTGACGAAGTCGCAGGGTGGAACCCTCCCCGAGGATCGTCTCGACGCGAATATCGATGATGGAGACGCCGAGCAGGGCCACTTCAGCCCGTGGAGCTGGTGGCCGATCGTGCTGGCCGCCTCGGCGGCGGTTGTCGTTCTGGGCCTCGCGATCGGACCCTGGTTGTCCTTCATCGGCGCCGGCGTTCTGCTGGTCGCCCTAGTCGGCTGGGTCTTCGAGTACTACCGCGGGTACTTCGCCCGTTAG